The nucleotide window TGTGATCGCGAAACATCATCACCCCCGGCGGGCGCCTGGCCTGCCGGGGGTGATTTGCGTTCGCGGACGTGGATGGATTCGAGCGGGCCGCCGCTGCCGTGCGTCACGCGTGGTGTGTGGCGGATCCCTCAGTCGCTGCAAGGTATGGCGCGAGGGAAGGTTACGCTTGGCCGCTCCATCGGGATGACATCAAGGTTCGTGGCGCTCTCGATGTCATCCCGACGGAGCGGCCCCACCGTCCCGGCCTACGACGTGGATGGCAGCGACCGAGGGATCCGCCACACATTCCGCTCCGGACGCCGGGCTGAGGCTGCGCCTGTCCTCATCCGTACGACCGCGCGGATCAGACCTGCGGCTCTGCGTCCCCGGCGGGCACCTCGCCGGCCACGTCGTCATCCGCGACGTCTTCCACCTCGTTTTCCGAGACGCCAATCACGGTGCCGTCCTCGAACTGCACCATGAACCCGTCGCGCCCATCCTCGTTGTTGTCGGCGCCCCAGTGGCCGATCACCTCGCCGGTGCGGCCGATGAACGGCTCCGACTGATCGTAATACGAGCGCACCACGCGTACCCTGTGCATCGCGGCCTCCGCGCTGAAATTCATTGGATCTCGAATCCTGGCCGGGCCGGGAAACGCACAAGCCGCGCCCGCCCCTGATCGACCTCGTCCCATCTCCATTCCCAACCCCCGCGCCCGCAACCAGTTACCAGTGGCCCGGCCCGGGATGTGCATTGGGCGCGTCCCTTTGTCGAACCCAGGGAGGAGGGCGCGGGTGGCGGAACGCAGCGAAACGGGACGGCCGCAGGCGTGGCCGGTGATCGGCGAGGAGCAGGAGGGCGACTTCGAGATGTTCAGTGCCCGGGCCATCCGCGCCCGGTCGCCCGACGACGGCTCGGAGCACACCTTTCACATCGCCGACGCGCCCGACGGGGTGACGGTCATCGCCCTTACGCCGGACGACGAGCTGGTGATGGTGCGGCAGTGGCGGCACCCCGTGCAGCGCGTGACGCTGGAAACGCCCAGCGGCATCATCGACGAGGGCGAGACGCCCGAGGAGGCCGCCGCCCGCGAGCTGCGCGAGGAAACGGGGTACGCGGGCGACGCCCCCGAGTGCATTGGCTGCGTGGTGCTCAACCCGTCGTGGCAAACCACCCGCGTGCACGCGACGGTGGTGCGTAACGCGCGCCGCGCCGGCGAGCGCGACCTGGACGAGGGCGAGGACACGCGCGTGTGCCTGCTGAAGCTGGGCGAGGTGAGGCGGCGCGTGCTGGAGGGCGAGATCGACACGTCGAGCGTGGTCGCCGCGCTGGCCCTGTGGGACTGGCGCACGGGCACCATCGGGGCGGGGAGCGAGGGATGAGAAGGGTGCGGCGGAAACACATGAGTGCTTGCGGAGAAGCCGCGCGCCGCTTACTTCTCCACCCGGGTCCAAGCGCCAAGAAATCAGATGTTTGTGTTCATCTCTCACCTCACCGTCCCCGAAGCCGACCGCGGAGAGCTGGAGCGCCACTTCCGGCACCGCTCCGGGCTGGTGGACGGCTTTCCCGGGTTTCTGTACCTGCAGCTGCTGCGGCCCCAGGCCGGCGAAGCCACGCACACCTTTCTCACCGCGTGGGAAAGCCGTGAAGCCTTTCGCGAATACATGCGCAGCCGCGAGCACGCCGAGTCGCACGCCCGGGAGCCGGGAGAGATCATGGGCCGCACCCAGGTGCGGCACGAAGCCTTCGAGGTGCTGATGGACTCGCGCACGCAGCCGGAGTGGCTGGCATGACGCCGGGGGAGCGCGCGGCCACCGTCATGCTGGACCGCCTGGGCGAGATCGCCCGCGCGGTGACCGAGGCCATGTACCGCGAAAACCCCGGGCTGCTGGCCCGGTACGGCGAGCGCGGGCGCGCCAAGTGCCTGCAGGACATGCGCTACAACGTGGAGCACCTGGCCCCGGCTGTGGAGCTGAACGATCCGCCCTGCTTCGTGCGGTACATCGCCTGGTGCGACGAGCTGCTGCGTTCCCGCGGCGTGCCCACCCGCGACCTGGCGCGCTCGCTGGAATTGACGGAGGACGAGCTGCGCGCCCGCCTGGCCCCCGACGAGGCCGCCGCCGCCGTGGTGTGCCTTCGCGCCGGGCTGGCCATCCTGCGCCCCCGGGCCGCCGCGTGACGCTGGACGAGGCGCGGGAGCGCTACTTGGCCGCCGTGCTCGAGGGAAGCCGCAGGACGGCGTTCGGCGTGGTTGACGAGGCGTTCCACGCGGGCATCGGGCTGCGCGAGCTGTACCTGGCGGTGTTTCAGCCGGTGATGCGCGAGGTGGGCCGGCTCTGGCAGGAGAACCGGATCACCGTGGCCGACGAGCACCTGGCCACGGCCATCACCCAGGCCGCCATGGCGCGGCTGTACGACGAGCTGTTCCGCGGCGGAACGGCGGCCGGCCCGCTGCTGATCGCCGCCTGCGCCGACACCGAGCGGCACGAGATGGGGCTGCGGATGATCTGCG belongs to Longimicrobium sp. and includes:
- a CDS encoding NUDIX hydrolase, translating into MAERSETGRPQAWPVIGEEQEGDFEMFSARAIRARSPDDGSEHTFHIADAPDGVTVIALTPDDELVMVRQWRHPVQRVTLETPSGIIDEGETPEEAAARELREETGYAGDAPECIGCVVLNPSWQTTRVHATVVRNARRAGERDLDEGEDTRVCLLKLGEVRRRVLEGEIDTSSVVAALALWDWRTGTIGAGSEG
- a CDS encoding antibiotic biosynthesis monooxygenase, translated to MFISHLTVPEADRGELERHFRHRSGLVDGFPGFLYLQLLRPQAGEATHTFLTAWESREAFREYMRSREHAESHAREPGEIMGRTQVRHEAFEVLMDSRTQPEWLA
- a CDS encoding cobalamin B12-binding domain-containing protein, yielding MTLDEARERYLAAVLEGSRRTAFGVVDEAFHAGIGLRELYLAVFQPVMREVGRLWQENRITVADEHLATAITQAAMARLYDELFRGGTAAGPLLIAACADTERHEMGLRMICDVLEMEGWDTVFLGATVPIEDLVAMVRERRPHVVALSASIAPHLPRVRETIRAVREAMPGAAPLIAVGGRAFADDPGLAERLGADLTATDAVQAAQLLKERVSV